In Nitrospirota bacterium, the following are encoded in one genomic region:
- a CDS encoding type II toxin-antitoxin system HicB family antitoxin, whose translation MSDYHINIFYSEEDRGYIADIPDLEFCSAFGRSPKEALAEVERAKGAWIEAARSEGKPIPEPRYRPVIYQAAR comes from the coding sequence ATGAGCGATTACCACATCAACATCTTCTATAGCGAAGAGGATAGAGGCTATATCGCCGACATCCCCGACCTTGAGTTCTGCTCTGCGTTCGGACGCAGTCCAAAGGAAGCGCTTGCCGAGGTCGAGCGCGCCAAGGGCGCCTGGATCGAAGCCGCGAGAAGCGAGGGGAAGCCAATTCCCGAACCCCGTTACCGCCCCGTGATTTATCAAGCGGCGCGATAG